Proteins co-encoded in one Candidatus Bathyarchaeum sp. genomic window:
- a CDS encoding aldo/keto reductase: protein MKFRKLGRFDWDVSVLGFGCMRLPSLRINRLRADTKKSVELIRYGIDKGINYVDTAWPYHLGDSEKVLGKALKDGYREQVFLVSKLPTFMVRKADSFDKYLQSQMKRLQVDFLECYLFHALGANLSRPTIAFT from the coding sequence TTGAAGTTTCGTAAGCTAGGTCGTTTCGATTGGGATGTTTCTGTTCTGGGTTTTGGTTGTATGAGGTTGCCCTCTCTCAGGATTAATCGTTTGCGGGCAGATACCAAAAAGTCTGTGGAGTTGATCCGTTACGGGATTGATAAAGGAATTAATTATGTGGATACTGCGTGGCCGTATCATCTCGGGGATAGCGAGAAGGTTCTAGGTAAAGCCCTAAAGGATGGTTATCGTGAGCAGGTGTTTTTGGTTTCGAAGTTGCCTACGTTTATGGTTAGAAAAGCTGATAGTTTTGACAAATATTTGCAGTCTCAGATGAAGCGCCTGCAAGTTGATTTTTTGGAGTGTTATTTGTTTCATGCCTTAGGAGCAAATCTCTCTAGGCCCACCATAGCATTCACCTAG